The DNA window GAGAGAAGCGCAATGACGGCGATTTTCTTGGGACGCTTTTGCTAGGCCGTACAGTAGCGCCACTTTCAGGAATTGGAACTACGAGTCACATCCACTTTTCGATACTGTCGATGTATTGGTTTATGTCCGTGCTATGTATACATCCACTTTTCGATATTGTCGGTAATGTCGGTCTTTGGTGGTTCGTGTCACTTGGGTGCTTTCGAAGAAGCGCTCGAGGTTAGGTTTTGGTATAGTGCACGTAACATATGCTATACCAAAATCTAACCCCGAGCGCTTCTTCGGAATCACTCctcttgtatttttaatttttatatcatggTTATTACTGTTATTAGTAGATTTCAATTTGCCAGTAATAAAGGGTAGATACGTAGATAGATATTTATCTCATCATGTTCTTTTTTGGTATCCGTTATAGCATTATCacacacaaatattataatagcaGAGCCAAATCccttaattatgttatttcaaCGGTTTTTCTTCAACGGCtcctaaattaaaaactttttcacAAGGTCATGTATCTATCGGTTGTCATTGTGCAAGATTAACGACGGATCGATTGTGGATACGTGTGATATCTGTAGActgtgatatttttaataatacagcTAGGATACTTTATCGCGAGCAGTTATGCGCGAGCAAGCTATAaacgaatattatattaatctagAATATAACAGGAACAGCAAGGAGGTGAGCATCATCATGAACTTGGCAATCTTGGCATATGCCTTGGTACATGTATACACCTAATATGTATACCGcacgttttattaattaataatagattagGATTAGGAGATTCATTATTAATGTTGCAAACAAAAAGCCTCATTTATATACTGTACTTTCAGTAAAATGCATTATACTATTTTTGTTACCGTATTTTAGGAagcattgatagaaatatcCACTTTATCTAAGAACATACAATTTAAGAATGTTAATGATTTTCCAACGAggtaaataagaatttatatataatctgaaTCTAAATACACGCACTCACGCACACAGACACCCACACACACGATAAAAATGGCATATGTTGCACCTTGTCATTTCTAGTACTTTCTCTTTGTTCTTTTTGCTCCAGATTTCTTAAAGCGGTGTCTATAATAGAACAAAATTTGTCTCTTTTCAAATCCGCCTGTGAACATGTAGACACAGTTGCTACTATTCTTGAATACTTGACAAATTTTAGCGCAAAACTTCTGCTTGGTAATGAGTTTGGTACGtgataattttgcaaaaatatattaacatcaCGTTTTCTGACTGCAtctgtgtattttattttgcttacaagtatataataattgcgtATATCGTACAGAAACACATATTACACagtttatatacgtatatgagAAATTCTTTTGTTTGTCGAATTTTCATTCAACATTTCTTTTCTACCTAGATGAAGACATAGATGAAGAATACAACAAAGAAGAATTAATCTTATCGGTAGTGCTTACAATCTCCAATATCAGTAGGGAACACAAAGTGCAATTATTTCTGGAAAATGTTATCctgtaaattgtttttcttttttatatttgttccaaatattaataacgaatTATATTTCTCGTGTTAGAATTATAACATCGTTTCACACGTTAACACAGCAATTTTatggataataaaaatgtatatttatttctacattttagCAAAAATTCAACGCTATATAAAACTCAATATAATGGTTTGAAAAATGAGCTTTCAAGTAAGAGTAACACACGTTCGTAATATAACAAAAGTGTGTTTTTAACTAATAAtggagattttttaaaaactttatgtAGATCAAACCAACGAAATGATACTTCTAGAGGATTCAGACGTGTATGCAGTTATCAGCTATTTAAGGATAGTAGGACATtctcatataaataaaatttgggTCCAAACACCCATTAAGCAGAAATTTTTGTCgcttataaagaaatattttcgtcCTAAAAACTTACCTATTTGTACATGGACATCGATAGAAGCGTTTATCTCCCGTACGTCAtgtaatatgaatataatatctatatggtCAGAAGATGTTGGACGTGCAAAATATTTAGCAACAATTTtagatgtatgtatacattattaaatcataaaacatattatattacgaaatatttgaTCTCTTACAATCATTACTAAagtaatttttgcttttaattatTCAGAGAGAcgttatattcataaatatgcATATGGATCTCTATGGTGGTGTCATGCTTTTACCTTGGTTAAAAATTGTCGacaaattacataaaagatttaaaactaGTTTCAATGATTCGATACAGCCGAGTAAAAATGAAGTAAACCTCTCAAATATTCCTTCAAATACGACGTTTACGTCAattcataatttgttttacgATGGCAAATGGCAGAAACCTGTGAAAGGCACATATTGGAAACATAAAGACATTTTATGGGCAAGTACAACGAGGTATGAATCCACGTAAGATGTAttcaatagaatattttttttcttggatttaagaaaaaaatctaacAGAGTTCACAAATCAAACGTAatcgataaatttattgtagCGACGATGCTAGGATGTGTTTTAATTCAGCTATAGAAGGATTGAAGACTTGGAAAACTTATTCTGTTGATACTAGAATATCTATAATGGTTCAATTGCTAACAAcgctaaaatattataggttaggtttattaaagttttttgtatatttgtgtTTCTTTACTCTTGATAACTTTTCAATAACGTTTccttttttatctctctctttagtAAATCCCTGAGAGGCGCGGAGAACTTGATGAGATCCCCGCAGTTCAATGACACATCGTTACTTTATTCTCAAAATGATAGATTAGAAGTAATCCAAAATCGTATTCCAAGAGGCGTTATTATTCTTAAGGAGAGAACTGaagaaattttgtttgttcgattgatgaaaattttaatttctggCAATTCTGTTATTGTGCTAACTGATGCAAATTCCAGTAGTTTAGCACCCTACTGCGATATCTTTTCGTTAGCCAAGGTACCTCGAGGCGTTGTAAATGTACTGTCAAATGAAAACACAAGCGATTTAGAATTAAGCTTATGTGCGACAGATTATGCAAATTATGAGAAACAATTGTTTACATCGAGCTTgaagaaaacatatataaatcttacTCTACCAAAGCAAATTATACTCTCtctcaaatataataattttactgacGATATAGAGCATGGGCGTTTAATTTGTGACCAAGACAGAGATACATAAGAGAGTATAAAagcattttgatatatatatatatattttttaatattacaccATTTTAGAAGAACAATTTCTTCCCGTcgtattcattaattaattatctcgaaaAGCTACaagttacattttaattgcGACATAACATCCACTGTAAATCAAGGTATTGAAAGGttatataagatttaaaatgtAGAATgttctgtatttttatctatatctatatgtacaagtatttgtaaaatttaattgcaatgttattatgaatatatttgacGCTTTAACAAGTTACTCAGATTTCTTAAGTACAACACacttaatatttttgcacgtattattatattagcaattaaaaaagaaataaaaataaaagaaaagaaaagataaaaaaagataattttttcttcaagTCCTTTCACGAGCTGTATCGTACATATATCTTATTGACAACTACACCTTATTATAGATACATTTCGACTATTTTCTGCCAATGCAAGAAATTTGATAACACGCGATATGtaagtcaaataaaattatcgtcgGACACAATGCAGGATCTCAAAATagtgtttatttatttatttatcaaggataatatacttattatgGATTAACAAACATTGTAAACATTATGTTCCACATACTCCTATAATATTACACATTAGGCCACATTTAGAAATATGCTCGGAACAAAAACTGTTATTACATCTTATAttctacaataaaatataaacaaggATGCACAATGTAGTAATCTGAATTACACAATGTATTCTAAATGTGgccattataattttataaacatgtatttaaagaaaagaatatctCGAGCTAAATTTCGGCATCTTgatgtcattaaaaattagaCCTCGCCATTCAACAATTTCTTGTCGAATAGAAATTCTCCCAAAGGTCCATGCATTTGCATCATTTTCCCCAGAGTTGAGATTTTCCCGGCAAGATCGCGTTGCCCTTTGTATTGCTCGTCCAAGAAATCGCTAGTGAGGTAGTCCACCAACTGTAAACAATCGCGACGCGGcagtgaatatttttttcatacaaaattgttattttcgaaaaaaaaaaccgatacTTACGTGGTAATCATTGAACGAAGATGATTTTGGATTTTCgcaagttataattatatcacgaATGCTGCGCGTAACTTGAGCCTCTAATTTCAAGGCCTCGGCAAGAGCTTCTTCTCCACTGTTCCATTCTTGGCGCATCGGATTTGTATTGTTGGTAgtctgtatatataaacgacGTAAGAAAAAACGTGTTACTGTCGGTTacacctttttcttttttttttccacgacCTATTGACTCGTGGAAAGTAAAATACTCACCAAGGGGTAGTTGAGAAGTTTGCTAACGTCATTTGTAAGTTCTCCACGCATTAGCAAATATTCGATGATCTTTATCGcatgctctctctcttcgctCGCACTTTCGAAAAAGAACTTGCTAAAGCCTGGGCGATTTATAACATCGCGTGCAAAATGGGCACCCtaagaagaaattagaaatctTAACacattatgttaatttaacaagtTATAGAGATTACATAtcgaatgaaatatatatatatatatatatatatataatgcaagcCAACGCTAGCAAGATCTATATACCATTGCGAGATATTTCATGGCAGCTTCCATCTCGGTTTTAACTTGAGACTCCATGAGTTTTATGCACGGATCAACCATGTCTATCCATGAATTTGGTATATCAGCAGGTTTAAGTATACCTAAAGAGatgtaaatgaaattaatatggttggttaattatttattacatataatatatacaaataatcgTCGTATTGAAACTCGTCTAATAATTATTGCCTAACGAAGAACGTTCTATCGTACCGTGTAATAACCCATCTTTTGTGTTGATAAGAGAAGAACACGTATTactttatcaatatattatcaaaaagaCGGCATTATTTTATCGGTGCGTGACCGATCGCTCACATTGATAGCATCAGctcgaaaataaaatgattaggAATAATCTTGTTGTAACGAGAGATAGTTTCTTCTGTCTAGCTTTActcctatttttatttgtagctACTTGGAGCTGCTTGATATAgaagtttataaaatgtaattctctttttcacatgtataatttaacttgCTGTAATATTAGTTGTAAATTACGtttgtattacaaattaaatctGTTTTACAGAATGTGCGAATAGATTGGAATCAAACGATCATTTAATATACATGTCACGGACTTGTATATCACACAGAGACGTAAATCCGTAAATGCGCGTGAATGAGTCAACAGATGGAAAAGGGACTTTGGAATCAGTATATATACATCATCATAACAACTTATCATCAAAAGCTATCTTTGTACAAAGGGACATAGATCAATAGCGAAGTGAATTAGTTTGCTGTAGAAGAGATATACGCGGTACGTGTGataagttatattaatttgtgttttatatatatataaactcttTCATGATTACAAGTAAGAGAAAAATCCTTTCTACGatataattactaatataattttcgaattaaaCTCTGTTTTCCTTGTGAATTctgtttaatgaaaataaaagttttatcagAGATGGAAGACTTGAAGAatgtttttgttaattttctttctttatacgCATAACATAGAGGAGATTATTACTTAACCGTTGATTTACAAGTAAGCAAGTAGATACATGCTTCCCGTTTCGTCAAGCGAAAAGAACGAAATGCTTTCTttacacgtacatatatatctcacGTGCATTGTCTTGGTCGAGTTGCACCATTTATTCGTTAAGCTGAGCgtgatatttgaaataatcatGTATACATGGCATACATATGGGATGATATATAGATATCGCGAGAGAACAAAGCTGAGGCAACTGCGTATTCGTCGGGTGACTGTACAGCTCTCTTTATCGCGCGCTGATAATAGCTATGTCGATTTCCCGCAAATGATTTTCTCTGACGACTCTAGTTTTATCCTCATTTATACTTGGTAAGTGGCGATAATACTGAATCGGgtcataaaaatgataaaatcatGGCATctgcgtgtaaaaataatacagataGCAGGAGGAAAATACCTTGACGTATGCGTGTCACAAAGATCAAACGCATCGCGCATAACGCGCATTTGCTTGTCGCTAACTTCCGCACGACATAATTGCGACGCTATACAGTTTATCACTGACAAGGGGATAAACAATCCTGGATCCCTTgaattttgctaaaatattaatatgttacaaTACACTCCATTCACTAATACAAGATACTGCAGTAACTCTGTCCAATGTGCAATAGttgatgaaatattaatatttaaaatggttttttttttgtttatttcttcccccgatctctctctctctctcaatgaTAAATAAACCAGGCTCATGCAAAGAAGTTGCATTCATAAAACACGTTTGATACAAATTagtaatatatgttttaaatgtttctttaatagATATCATCCAAAAACGTGTACGCATTGTGACTATATCATTGATAGTGAACAAATTAAAAGTTCCGACACCGAAGATTAATTGCCATGtcattataattctatttttcttttttatttatgatatataaataaacttaatgttttgcagaattttaaaacaattacacATGCGAAAAATTGtcaacattaatatttcataaactATTTAGCAAAATTCAAGGGGTTCCCTTGTAACATGTATCCAGTCTTATTCGGTTTTGATCTTGCAATTCATTAAAAGAATAGTTTCAAACGAGACTATCGCCGTtagacatattttacatattcatattcatattCGTGTATATGTGCTTACAGCAAATATAACTTTGCCAATCTATAAACGTACGATTAGTTTACTAGAGTATACTAGATGGTATTTGGTATATTTATGAGTATTTTCATCACTTTCAAAATCAATTGAACAAGCAAAACTCGAAAGCAGAGAATGTCGAATATCACGAACGATATCCGTGATATGCGTGATCGAGAAGAAACAAAGGCTATCCTTGAAGATCGACACGACCGATCAACACGTTTcgtttctctctatctctatctctattcTTCTAATGAGAACGGATGACTCTCGCCGCTCACGTGCTCGATATAGAATATAGATTTAGTATAGATGATATGATACGACGCCGACGTGATTAACAAGGCAACTTAAAGTTGCAACTTAAAGTTGCAACATTTCATAGGTTGACGTATATAGAAATGgaatttgtgtgtgtgttgggcttttctttcttttctctcggGATAAAAGCGGCATATATCTCAAAAGTGAAAAACATTGGAACAACGGATTGGCACGTGGATCGTGAATGGCTATACACGTGTACGGACTAAATTCAGTAGAAATAACACAATACATTTCTGTCGAGAAACTTGGCTGTCAACAATTTACAAGGGCAAACGATCGCGCACATACTATTCTTCCTTTATTCAtgttattcttcttttttctttaaattatttatttaaattaaatacagccATCGTGGAACAGTAGAAAGCGCACGAATTAACGGACGATAGAATCTATTTGTTTAATCGAAATTAGCCCAGCGCGAGGGCACTAAGCCGATCAATCGAAAGAGCTTGGATGACATCCAAAGGTCTGATTGCTCAATCAAAACAAACTATTGCGCTTCACGGTTTATGCGGAGTCACTTAATCTCCCACGAGGCGCGAGGCGCGGAGCCACTCCACTCCACGGAGCCGGAGTAACCCTCGCttctctttatatcttttgatACCAATACAAATTTGGGGCATAGATAATGCttgatgaaattattttttctacattgCGGAGTTAAACGGGACAAAGGAACGGCAGGACAGCGACCACGGGATGTCAACGTTCCGAAATACGCCTAACGCAACGCTAAACGCCAGATGTCTGCAACGTAACGCGGCGTGTAGTGACGTGTCGCAGGTCGCAGGAAGGCGATAAGGGAACGAGAGGGGACGAGAGAGAACAAAAGTACGCATGTTGATTGTAAACTTACACTTGAGCCCATCTCCGAGGGTGCCACTGATGCAGGCCAGGGTGAACAAGACGTGGAGCAGCTTCGTCATAGTGATCTCgcgagatagagagagacTAGAAGGAAGTTGAGAGGAGCTAGGAAAAGCGAGAGCGTGGACAAGTTATAGGTCGACGGGCGACGGGCAGGCAGGTTAGGTTATGGGATCCCGAGAAGGAGAATGCTGGATCAGGCAggatcggcgcggcgcgacgcggcggaTCGGATCGGATCGTTCACCTCGTTCACCTTCAGAAGCAACCTTTATACGCACTGGTATAGAAGGCTGCCTTCGTCGGAGCTAGATAAGAGTGCGCGGCGACGTGCGAGCGGACTAGACGCGTCTTACGGTCATCGATCACCTAACGACAGTAACGGCAATCGTCCGAGGAACGCGCGACATTCGCACTTTAACCACAGGCGGGGTAACCGACAGATAGCGGGATAGCACGAGATAGGACTAGGGCGCAGCGTCAGCACACAGCGTCGGCAGCGTCGCCAGCGAGAGAGCGAGGGGCGTTGAAAGTTGATATTGGaatctccctctttctctttcgtcccgccgcgccacgccgcgcgcTGCTCCCCTCGCGTATCATCTGCGCGTGGCGCgcgtgcgccgcgccgccccgTCACTCCCGAACTCCCGTCCGCCGACGTCCGTCGTCAGCTGACTGTGACTGTGTGAAAACTCCGTATCCGCGGCGGGCGACGGTTCATTGTCGGGGGAACGTCGAAGCGAGAGTATTCACGTTGCTTCCCATCGAACGTTGCGCGCCGCTCGCACACCCCGAGCCCGAGTCATCCGAGAGGCCCGAGAGACCCGAAGACAAGTATTCGACAGCTCGCTCAAGTTTGCTTACCTTCCGCACGTACGTAGATAAGAgatgttaaagagaattaagcgCCCGCGCCTCCTCTTGGTTTCACGCGCGGCACATCAGGCACATGTGGCATGTGGCTGATGTGGCTTTCCCCGTGCCGTTCCCCACCCCCCCGGAGGGGGAGAGGATATACGCATCGATCTGTGTTTGTTGATTGATCGTTATTTCGCGATTCGCCAAATATTTTCAAACGTGTCCGTTACTGTAGTAGTGATATAGTCGTGACATTATTTGTGACCTTTCTCTCTCCGAATTCTTTCGAACGTGTCGTACACACAAAGGCAACCTCGTGTTGTTGTGTTGCCGCGTAGCAGCGTTATCACTTGTCGTCAACAGATAGTTTTTACAAGTCGGCAGATTTGAAGCGAAAGATTAATCGTCGCGCgtgtttttgtaaaataaccgagatataatatatttttctttaattttaatttaataattttgatcgctCTTGAACGTACTTTTGTAGTTTGCACAATAATTGACACGCAGTGTCAAGTCCCATAGGCGTGCCCCGCGCGCCCCAtccgcatatacatatacatatttagaagagatatttttatacttaacttttattatatgtattaaatttcagCCAAAATGTTGTTCTTTGGAGCATTGTCCGTTCTTTTCCTGACCGTTTCCGCGGAGTACTGTTACACCGACGTTGAGAGTGCCTGCGGCACCAATCCCAAAAGTATgtggattatatttatttgcatcaAGTATATGTAGTTGAATAGTTtaagaatattgaaattatcttTCGGATCACTCTGGATTTCCCGCTGTAACAtaacatgtaatataattgtgtcgcgttttttgtttaatttactaatttactTATCTTGGCTTgctatttttatacgtatatattgtgCCTCTTCGACAAAACGCGCAATCTCGAAAGAAAAGTACATTCTTTTCGATCATCTTCTAGATGGTGGGCTAATATCGAACTGTAATGCCAAATACGGAGCTATCGATGCTCTTCAGGCTGATCTACAGGCGTTCGCAAACGCTAATATCGAAACGAGTTTTGAATTTCTCCTGATGTCTACGCATTTTGGAAATTACGAAGCTAATCGAGAGGGATTTAAGGGGCTGTACCGCAAACTTTCAGATAAATCGTGGGAAGAAGCGATAGATTTGATGAAATATATCGCACAGCGTGGTGGCAAGATGGACCTCAATCAACTTCCACGTTCCAAGAAACCTGTGAGTGTCGTCTATTAGCtattttgctatttatttCAGCTCTCCTTCCCCTTACGGAAAGACAGCGCGTTTTATCCTACGCGTTATTCCTTACAGATCAAGGATAGCAAAGTATTGGAATTGACCGAGTTGAATAGCCTGGCTAAAGCACTCGACAGTCAGAAGCAACTTGCCGACGAAGCGCTACGCATTCACGCTCAAGCACAGCATCACACCAAACAGGATGCGGCTGTCGCTCATTATATCGAGGAACATTTCATGGAATCGTTGTCCGAACGTGTGAGACAGCTAGCAGGTTATTCGAATGACCTCAAGAATATGCTGGAAGAACGTGACGCATCCGTCTCTGTATTCCTCTTTGACGAGTACCTTAAGAAAACTTTGTAAGGAGCTGCCTAACAGTTATAACTTAcaacacatatacatatatttcaattatattattatcattattattattattactattttttgtctttatcTATCTTCAATGTTAGATCTTTCATATGTAAAATACCAGAAATAAACGCatacagaaatttatttcttgcgtgtgtgtgtgcgctctgcaataaataataaaacattgaatATATCTACACGCACTTTatcctttttattaattatttaccacCTGAAATACTAGtctaaaaaactatttaattcgATATGCCTAGTCAAATTTGCAACAAAGCAAAATTTAccacataaaattttctatgcATTTGTCTTCGCAGATATGTCTTATCATAATGTGTATCGCTCACGATATAAAATACGGGCAACGAGCATAAATTCTGATTTACAAATAtagatattgtatataaatatagtaaacGATAGAACATCTCGTTGAATATACTAAACTGAACTCCTTAAATGATATCtacgcattttttttattagaggGAATAAAAGTTTTGCGCATTTCcattatagttataattagATGTAATGATGTGTATGATACTATCAATTACAGCGTATTTGTGCTattacatttctctttttttatttataactagacctaatatagaataatagaatacaattaattttccattaaaagAGGATGTGAGCGTATGTGTgtgggaggggggggggaggataCGTGATGCtacttctttttattacagattGACAGTTGCAGATTATAGGAAAATCtacaaatgttattttgtttattcttaTCACTCGCTACATTTACCTTATCAACATAGAAGCAGGCATCCATACATTATATATGCTATTTCTGTATTTCTTGTTACAGATCCATCTAATGATGCACATGATATTGTCAATTATAGCGTATTTATGCTATTTAttacatctctttttttatttataactatatatattctcttcatacaattatttcttttatcccAAATTAACTAGcaactatattaatattacaaatataaaatatggtgatttaataaactaatttttataaagaaaaattattcagtcATTATATGATATGTGTAtaaagctattttttttaacaagtcGATATGtcatacataaattattaaaaatgtatatcatgtatgtatatgttacaCAGAaccacacacatacacacaaaatAGTCTTCTAACGATATGTAATCTGATCTAACACATTCTAATTTTATACCGTTGTATATATACTATCACAATGCATATTCCACTTACGATGACTTGTATCACCTAAAGGTCCTAAAGCAAATGTTATATTAGTATAGACggatataaatgtatgtgcgCACGCACACAAAAGTTATCtaacaaaaagataaatacTTACTCTCCATCACTACTGTCATACACTAATTTAATAGGTTTTACTATcttgcatatttaatattctatagcacagatttaatttttgtttgtttattttatgcattGTGTACCTGTATGagacaaaaaatgtttttttattaaaatgagactaaatcatataaatttcaatttaaacaccaatataatgaaaaactTCGAATGAAATTTGTTATTACCGATAAAGTTGTAATATTAACGTGTACTAATAAGGAAGCAAGCTCAAGATCTTCGttatatacgttttttaatGGAACACTTCTATATCCCGTTCTTAAACAGCGTACCTGAACGAAATAAGATTTGAATTGGATACAAAAATCGAACAA is part of the Temnothorax longispinosus isolate EJ_2023e chromosome 12, Tlon_JGU_v1, whole genome shotgun sequence genome and encodes:
- the LOC139823169 gene encoding uncharacterized protein isoform X1: MREQAINEYYINLEYNRNSKEEALIEISTLSKNIQFKNVNDFPTRFLKAVSIIEQNLSLFKSACEHVDTVATILEYLTNFSAKLLLGNEFDEDIDEEYNKEELILSVVLTISNISREHKVQLFLENVILKNSTLYKTQYNGLKNELSNQTNEMILLEDSDVYAVISYLRIVGHSHINKIWVQTPIKQKFLSLIKKYFRPKNLPICTWTSIEAFISRTSCNMNIISIWSEDVGRAKYLATILDRDVIFINMHMDLYGGVMLLPWLKIVDKLHKRFKTSFNDSIQPSKNEVNLSNIPSNTTFTSIHNLFYDGKWQKPVKGTYWKHKDILWASTTSDDARMCFNSAIEGLKTWKTYSVDTRISIMVQLLTTLKYYSKSLRGAENLMRSPQFNDTSLLYSQNDRLEVIQNRIPRGVIILKERTEEILFVRLMKILISGNSVIVLTDANSSSLAPYCDIFSLAKVPRGVVNVLSNENTSDLELSLCATDYANYEKQLFTSSLKKTYINLTLPKQIILSLKYNNFTDDIEHGRLICDQDRDT
- the LOC139823169 gene encoding uncharacterized protein isoform X2 is translated as MLMIFQRDEDIDEEYNKEELILSVVLTISNISREHKVQLFLENVILKNSTLYKTQYNGLKNELSNQTNEMILLEDSDVYAVISYLRIVGHSHINKIWVQTPIKQKFLSLIKKYFRPKNLPICTWTSIEAFISRTSCNMNIISIWSEDVGRAKYLATILDRDVIFINMHMDLYGGVMLLPWLKIVDKLHKRFKTSFNDSIQPSKNEVNLSNIPSNTTFTSIHNLFYDGKWQKPVKGTYWKHKDILWASTTSDDARMCFNSAIEGLKTWKTYSVDTRISIMVQLLTTLKYYSKSLRGAENLMRSPQFNDTSLLYSQNDRLEVIQNRIPRGVIILKERTEEILFVRLMKILISGNSVIVLTDANSSSLAPYCDIFSLAKVPRGVVNVLSNENTSDLELSLCATDYANYEKQLFTSSLKKTYINLTLPKQIILSLKYNNFTDDIEHGRLICDQDRDT
- the Fer1hch gene encoding ferritin heavy chain produces the protein MTKLLHVLFTLACISGTLGDGLKCILKPADIPNSWIDMVDPCIKLMESQVKTEMEAAMKYLAMGAHFARDVINRPGFSKFFFESASEEREHAIKIIEYLLMRGELTNDVSKLLNYPLTTNNTNPMRQEWNSGEEALAEALKLEAQVTRSIRDIIITCENPKSSSFNDYHLVDYLTSDFLDEQYKGQRDLAGKISTLGKMMQMHGPLGEFLFDKKLLNGEV
- the Fer2lch gene encoding ferritin light chain encodes the protein MLFFGALSVLFLTVSAEYCYTDVESACGTNPKNGGLISNCNAKYGAIDALQADLQAFANANIETSFEFLLMSTHFGNYEANREGFKGLYRKLSDKSWEEAIDLMKYIAQRGGKMDLNQLPRSKKPIKDSKVLELTELNSLAKALDSQKQLADEALRIHAQAQHHTKQDAAVAHYIEEHFMESLSERVRQLAGYSNDLKNMLEERDASVSVFLFDEYLKKTL